The following coding sequences are from one Mesorhizobium onobrychidis window:
- a CDS encoding AAA family ATPase gives MQNDSDRFFVLTGGPGSGKTTLIEALRSAGLATSPEAGRDIIRDQLAIGGPALPWHDPAQFAELMLSWELRSYRTALEQNGPVFFDRGVPDTLGYLRLTGLPVPDHVRNAAERFRYASHVFIAPPWPEIFRQDSERKQTLDEAERTYHALTSIYTELGYELVPLPLAPVEARLRVVFAEAGLQLEPGHEKGRD, from the coding sequence ATGCAAAACGATTCCGATCGATTTTTCGTGCTGACCGGCGGTCCGGGTTCTGGCAAGACCACATTGATCGAAGCCTTGCGGTCGGCCGGCCTTGCCACCTCGCCCGAAGCCGGTCGCGACATCATCCGCGATCAGTTGGCGATAGGAGGGCCGGCCCTGCCCTGGCACGATCCGGCGCAGTTCGCCGAACTGATGCTGTCCTGGGAGCTGCGCTCCTATCGAACCGCCCTCGAACAGAACGGGCCCGTCTTCTTCGATCGCGGCGTGCCGGACACTCTTGGTTATCTGCGCCTCACTGGCCTGCCGGTGCCCGACCACGTCAGAAATGCCGCCGAACGCTTCCGCTACGCCAGTCATGTCTTCATCGCACCGCCATGGCCGGAGATTTTTCGGCAGGACAGCGAACGAAAGCAGACCCTCGACGAGGCCGAACGCACCTATCATGCGCTGACCAGCATCTACACGGAATTGGGCTATGAGCTGGTCCCATTGCCCTTGGCGCCGGTCGAGGCGCGACTGCGAGTCGTCTTCGCCGAGGCAGGCTTGCAGCTTGAGCCCGGACATGAAAAAGGCCGGGACTGA
- a CDS encoding multidrug effflux MFS transporter: MSPQFLRIAVVLGLLSAIGPFAIDMYLPALPSIGADLQASTAAVQMSLLIFFLSMGFGQIVVGPISDMVGRKLPLYGGLALFMVGGIGSALAPSVEWLIAFRFLQGLGASAGMAVPRAIVRDLHTGTEAAKLMSLLMLVFSVSPILAPLTGSVIIENFGWRAVFWTVTGGAVLATILLATSLKETRPVEARAGSSFGTALSAYRFLMGDRNFLGLASIGGFGIASFFVYLSSSSFILIDHYGLSPSVYSVFFSINAVAFIGMSQLTGLLSERFGLRPVVRVAVVGYATTMVVLFAVMASGVDRLDVMAVLLFVGYGFLGLVIPTTSVLAMEEHGAIAGTASALMGTLHFAIGAVAMGIAGVFFDGTPLPMVAGITLCAVISFMLAKVTLGRGREVVEAPAE, translated from the coding sequence ATGAGTCCCCAATTCCTCCGCATCGCGGTCGTGCTCGGCCTGTTGTCCGCCATCGGTCCGTTTGCCATCGATATGTATCTTCCGGCGCTGCCTTCGATCGGCGCGGATCTGCAGGCCAGCACCGCTGCCGTGCAGATGAGCTTGCTGATCTTCTTTCTGTCCATGGGTTTTGGCCAGATCGTCGTCGGACCGATCTCCGACATGGTCGGGCGCAAGCTGCCGCTCTATGGCGGCCTCGCACTGTTCATGGTCGGCGGCATCGGCTCGGCGCTGGCACCCTCGGTCGAATGGCTGATCGCCTTCCGTTTCCTGCAAGGGCTCGGCGCCAGCGCAGGCATGGCGGTGCCGCGCGCCATCGTGCGTGACCTGCACACCGGCACCGAGGCTGCCAAGCTGATGTCGCTCTTGATGCTGGTGTTTTCGGTGTCGCCGATCCTGGCGCCGCTGACCGGTAGCGTCATCATCGAGAATTTCGGCTGGCGTGCCGTGTTCTGGACGGTAACGGGTGGGGCGGTGCTTGCCACCATCCTGCTGGCGACCTCGCTCAAGGAGACGCGGCCGGTCGAGGCGCGTGCAGGCAGTTCGTTCGGCACCGCGCTCTCGGCCTATCGCTTCCTGATGGGCGACCGCAACTTCCTTGGCCTGGCGTCTATCGGCGGCTTCGGGATCGCGAGCTTCTTCGTCTATCTGTCGAGCTCGTCCTTCATCCTGATCGACCATTACGGGCTGTCGCCGTCGGTCTACAGCGTGTTCTTCTCGATCAACGCGGTCGCCTTCATCGGCATGTCGCAGTTGACGGGGCTGCTGTCCGAACGGTTCGGGCTAAGGCCGGTGGTGCGGGTCGCGGTCGTCGGCTATGCGACGACGATGGTGGTGCTGTTCGCTGTGATGGCGTCCGGCGTCGACCGGCTCGATGTGATGGCGGTGCTGCTGTTCGTCGGCTACGGGTTCCTCGGCCTGGTGATCCCGACGACTTCGGTGCTGGCGATGGAGGAGCATGGCGCGATCGCCGGCACGGCCTCGGCGCTGATGGGCACGCTGCACTTCGCCATCGGTGCGGTGGCCATGGGCATCGCCGGCGTGTTCTTCGACGGCACGCCGCTGCCGATGGTGGCCGGCATCACGCTTTGCGCGGTGATCTCCTTCATGCTGGCCAAGGTGACGCTCGGCCGTGGGCGGGAGGTTGTCGAAGCGCCTGCAGAGTAG